One Globicephala melas chromosome 6, mGloMel1.2, whole genome shotgun sequence genomic window carries:
- the ZNF782 gene encoding zinc finger protein 782 encodes MNIPQASVSFKDVTVEFTQEEWWQMDSAQRTLYRDVMLENYSHLVSVGYCFTKPELILMLEQGEDPWLLEKEFVNRSSPEESQPDELLQESLENQGKHLRQVLFVNKSLTTEQEISRKLCTLDINIFPAKTMPCKFDTTGSTYLLLSSLTPHCQYSRKKAYELNVCENWLLSIKDRRTNTGEKSFVYSKSVKAFGHKDKVIQHQTIQTLQQTFEYNECGKDFLEKTALVTSKDTHPKVKSYKFSKFGENQYDKSTLIISQSNHPEEKSHYEFNKYEYTIDKNRNNFNRITQRTDTEGKSFSQKLHIREQQKIHIGVKPFEYGKNFSHNSTLQVHQRIHTLDQSSDYGTCTESLAYQSTFNVHKRTQITVKPYECNECGKSCTMTSCLIQPQKSHTEEKPYECHECGKAFSEKSRLRKHQRTHTGEKPYKCDGCEKAFSAKSGLRIHQRIHTGEKPFECNECGKSFNYKSILIVHQRTHTGEKPFECNECGKSFSHMSGLRNHRRTHTGERPYKCDECGKAFKLKSGLRKHHRTHTGEKPYKCNQCGKAFGQKSQLRGHHRIHTGEKPYTCNHCGEAFSQKSNLRVHHRTHTGEKPYKCDECGKTFRQKSNLRGHQRTHTGEKPYECSECAKAFSEKSVLRKHQRTHTGEKPYNCNHCGEAFSQKSNLRVHQRTHTGEKPYKCDKCGKTFSQKSSLREHQKAHTEN; translated from the exons GGTACTGCTTTACAAAACCAGAACTGATTTTAATGTTGGAACAAGGAGAAGATCCATGGTTATTAGAGAAAGAATTTGTAAACAGAAGTTCCCCAG AAGAATCCCAACCTGATGAACTCTTACAGGAGAGCCTAGAAAACCAAGGCAAACATTTGAGGCAAGTTTTATTTGTCAACAAATCATTGACTACAGAGCAAGAAATTTCAAGAAAACTGTGTACTCTGGACATAAACATTTTCCCTGCAAAAACAATGCCTTGTAAATTTGACACTACAGGGTCTACTTACTTGCTTCTTAGCTCATTGACCCCACACTGTCAGTATTCAAGAAAGAAGGCTTATGAGCTTAATGTATGTGAGAATTGGCTCCTCAGTATTAAGGATCGCAGAACTAATACTGGAGAGAAATCTTTTGTTTATAGTAAAAGTGTGAAAGCCTTTGGACATAAAGACAAAGTTATTCAGCATCAGACAATTCAGACTTTACAGCAAACTTTTGAATATAATGAATGTGGAAAGGATTTTCTTGAAAAGACTGCCCTTGTTACATCTAAGGATACCCACCCAAAAGTGAAATCttataaattcagtaaatttgggGAAAACCAATATGATAAATCAACCTTGATAATCTCTCAGAGCAATCATCCAGAGGAGAAGAGTCACTATGAgtttaataaatatgaatatactatcgataaaaacagaaataatttcaaTAGGATCACTCAAAGAACTGACACAGAAGGGAAATCTTTCAGCCAAAAATTACACATTAGAGAACAGCAAAAAATTCATATAGGGGTGAAACCCTTTGAATATGGAAAGAATTTCAGCCATAATTCAACCCTCCAAgtgcatcagagaattcacacactAGACCAGTCCTCTGACTATGGCACATGTACAGAATCATTGGCTTACCAGTCAACTTTCAATGTACATAAGAGAACTCAAATAACAGTGAAACCCTATGAGTGTAATGAATGTGGAAAATCCTGCACTATGACTTCATGCCTGATTCAGCCTCAGAAAAGTCACACAgaggagaaaccctatgaatgtcatgaatgtgggaaagctttcagtgAGAAGTCACGCCTAAGAAAACATCAGAgaactcacacaggagagaaaccctataaatgtGATGGATGTGAGAAAGCTTTCAGTGCAAAGTCAGGCCTAAGaatacatcagagaattcacacaggagagaaaccttttgaatgtaatgaatgtgggaaatctttcAACTATAAATCAATCCTCATAGTACATCAGAGAACTCACACGGGGGAGAAACCCtttgaatgtaatgaatgtggaaaaTCTTTCAGCCATATGTCAGGCCTAAGGAATCATCGGAGAACTCACACAGGAGAAAGACCATATAAATGtgatgaatgtgggaaagctttcaaACTGAAGTCAGGTCTAAGAAAACATCATAGAACTCATACAGGGGAGAAGCCCTATAAATGTAATCAATGTGGGAAAGCATTCGGTCAGAAATCACAACTCAGAGGACATCATAGAATTCACACAGGGGAGAAACCCTATACATGTAATCACTGTGGGGAAGCTTTTAGCCAGAAATCAAACCTCAGAGTACATCACAGAACtcacactggggagaaaccctatAAATGTGATGAGTGTGGAAAAACTTTCAGGCAGAAATCAAATCTCAGAGGACATCAGAGAACTCACacaggggagaaaccctatgaatgtagtGAATGTGCCAAAGCTTTTAGTGAGAAGTCAGTCCTAAGAAAACATCAGAgaactcacacaggagagaaaccctataatTGTAATCACTGTGGAGAAGCTTTCAGCCAGAAATCAAACCTCAGAGTACATCAGAGAACtcacactggggagaaaccctatAAATGTGATAAATGTGGGAAAACTTTCAGCCAGAAATCAAGCCTTAGAGAACATCAGAAAGCCCACACAGAGAACTAA